In Methanosarcina barkeri MS, a single window of DNA contains:
- a CDS encoding 4Fe-4S dicluster domain-containing protein produces MHPVIDYKKCTGALACYEVCPADVFDIEEIERVKKAVVARPENCIECNQCVEACPEDAIELVED; encoded by the coding sequence ATGCACCCAGTAATCGACTATAAAAAGTGTACCGGAGCTCTTGCCTGCTACGAAGTTTGCCCCGCAGACGTTTTTGATATAGAGGAAATTGAGAGAGTGAAAAAGGCAGTTGTAGCCCGCCCGGAAAATTGCATCGAGTGCAACCAGTGTGTGGAAGCCTGCCCTGAAGATGCCATCGAACTTGTTGAAGATTAA
- a CDS encoding TolB-like translocation protein encodes MLKSILITMLLLLSTGIAFTSPVSEDQNSNVTQLNNTQFNNTQLNNTQLNNTQLNNTQLKVMQFEEILPKEEGFSVSYASWSPDGQYLLITSSKSISLSHSIHRHYLLDTKSRTLGEIDYGVKEFNSYSIPGAEWSPSGDKIYFGVSKVERTNTGYCFVICNPDGTNLKCIGTNYTDLSSILENIGNIGFQRKLKWSPDSSKITFEWENPENHSTKVYTASRNGTNARELSSATYPQPVWYDSDKIFITTDEGSVDLINESGDLIQTFQPEDNDEKYCAFSLSPDRKKILLVSGLPGSFDLQTYISNTDGSELKGKISYYDGTEQRILTKEYWQPNGSCLLVNQNGNLYLVEGNENKKSLLYKGNASEPQWVPDGKKILFVEGKNKLYSINVDGTNLTFITSFGLTSSYFWDLFCDPLDEAKKFSISPSGDLIVFTSALYPDTGKIIENEPGPSKCKNIAAPLFVVNSDGSNLTQITPTIKGRHDILREWSPNGERLTIRSIIFSSESDWEYKESSLVEFNATNSSSIWKNMPVKEIIESEESGTVDNVQSNKSSSINTSQVTENEEKSK; translated from the coding sequence ATGTTAAAAAGTATATTAATTACGATGTTATTATTACTTTCTACAGGTATAGCATTCACAAGCCCGGTATCAGAAGATCAAAATTCTAATGTTACACAGCTTAACAATACACAGTTTAACAATACACAGCTTAACAATACACAGCTTAACAATACACAGCTTAACAATACACAGCTTAAAGTTATGCAGTTTGAAGAAATTCTTCCTAAAGAAGAAGGATTCTCAGTAAGTTATGCATCATGGAGCCCTGATGGACAATACCTGCTGATAACCTCTTCCAAATCGATTTCTCTTTCACATAGTATTCACAGGCACTATCTCTTAGACACGAAATCCCGTACATTGGGTGAAATCGATTATGGAGTAAAAGAGTTTAACAGTTATTCCATACCCGGGGCAGAGTGGTCTCCATCTGGGGACAAGATCTATTTTGGAGTTTCAAAGGTTGAACGAACAAACACTGGCTATTGTTTTGTTATTTGCAATCCCGATGGTACGAATTTAAAATGTATAGGCACCAACTACACGGACCTTTCAAGCATATTAGAAAACATTGGGAATATTGGTTTTCAGAGAAAGCTTAAATGGAGTCCTGATTCCAGTAAAATCACGTTTGAATGGGAAAACCCAGAAAACCATTCTACTAAAGTGTATACTGCAAGCAGAAATGGTACAAATGCCCGTGAACTTTCTTCAGCTACATATCCACAGCCTGTCTGGTATGATTCTGACAAAATCTTCATTACTACAGATGAAGGATCTGTAGATCTTATCAACGAGAGTGGGGATTTAATTCAGACTTTCCAGCCGGAAGATAATGATGAAAAATACTGTGCTTTTTCACTCAGTCCTGACAGGAAAAAAATACTCCTGGTTTCTGGACTGCCAGGAAGCTTCGATTTGCAGACCTATATATCTAACACTGACGGTTCGGAATTGAAAGGAAAAATTTCCTATTACGATGGTACCGAACAACGTATCTTGACAAAAGAATACTGGCAGCCAAACGGTTCATGTCTTCTGGTAAATCAAAATGGTAATCTCTATCTCGTAGAGGGAAACGAAAATAAAAAGTCTCTTTTGTATAAGGGTAATGCCAGCGAACCTCAATGGGTTCCTGATGGAAAGAAAATATTATTCGTTGAAGGTAAAAATAAACTATATTCAATCAATGTCGATGGAACTAACCTGACCTTCATAACCAGTTTCGGACTTACATCCTCTTATTTCTGGGATTTATTCTGTGACCCTCTCGACGAAGCTAAAAAATTTTCGATAAGCCCGTCTGGAGATCTTATAGTGTTCACATCTGCCCTTTACCCTGATACCGGAAAGATAATTGAAAATGAGCCGGGCCCTTCAAAATGTAAGAACATTGCAGCTCCTTTATTTGTTGTCAACTCTGATGGTTCTAACCTTACTCAGATAACGCCTACAATAAAAGGTAGACATGACATCTTAAGAGAGTGGAGTCCCAATGGAGAACGGCTTACTATAAGGTCTATTATATTTTCTTCAGAGAGTGACTGGGAGTATAAAGAAAGTTCTCTTGTAGAATTTAATGCGACGAACTCTTCTTCTATCTGGAAAAATATGCCTGTGAAGGAAATTATAGAGAGTGAAGAGTCCGGCACTGTTGATAATGTCCAGAGCAATAAATCCAGCTCTATAAATACCTCACAGGTTACTGAGAATGAGGAAAAAAGCAAGTAA
- a CDS encoding beta-propeller fold lactonase family protein: MKSKVISMIPISTFSFSSSSIEISNKARRGCNILKAFEIAALTVLTLVSVAGASPFAYIANLESNSVSVIDTATDTVTATVNVGIEPSGAAVSPDGTRVYVTNCMSNSVSVIDAVKNQVIDTVYVGSYPWGVAVSPDGTKVYVANTASNTISVIDTATNNVTATVKVGNLPYKIAVSPDGKKVYAVTSGIPPDYQGNVSVIDTATNNVTATVNVEKNPHGIAVSPDGTKVYVVNSNSYPYYKGTVSVIDTATNNVKATVNVGNLPHEIAVSPNGTRAYVAIDIPGGYSGKGNIDATSHTGAVDVIDTTKNEVIARVSVGNYPYEVAVTPDGNEVYVVNYGSNTTSIIDTATNKVNTTVPVGRSPTAVGIGPVIKSSSTIGLNGTSFLNPVYQTENQTNDTRMTANGGTADKQKRESVPTQASIPFLNSIWVLVAVLGAVAFVKKKN; the protein is encoded by the coding sequence ATGAAAAGTAAAGTTATATCAATGATACCGATTTCCACTTTTTCGTTTTCATCCTCATCTATTGAAATATCTAATAAAGCACGCAGGGGATGTAACATCTTAAAAGCTTTTGAAATAGCGGCACTTACGGTTTTAACACTGGTGAGTGTCGCAGGTGCATCACCATTCGCATATATTGCAAACTTAGAGAGTAACAGTGTTTCTGTAATTGACACTGCTACAGATACTGTTACAGCTACGGTGAATGTGGGAATCGAGCCCTCAGGAGCTGCAGTCAGTCCGGACGGAACAAGAGTATATGTGACAAACTGTATGAGCAACAGTGTCTCTGTAATTGACGCAGTCAAAAATCAGGTAATAGACACAGTATACGTAGGAAGCTATCCCTGGGGGGTTGCAGTCAGTCCAGATGGAACAAAGGTGTATGTTGCGAACACTGCAAGCAACACTATCTCTGTAATTGACACGGCAACAAACAATGTTACAGCCACAGTAAAAGTAGGAAACTTGCCTTACAAAATTGCAGTGTCTCCGGACGGAAAAAAGGTATATGCTGTGACCTCCGGCATTCCTCCTGACTACCAGGGTAATGTTTCTGTAATTGACACAGCAACAAACAATGTTACAGCGACAGTAAATGTGGAAAAAAATCCACATGGAATTGCAGTCAGTCCGGATGGAACAAAGGTGTATGTTGTTAACTCCAATAGTTATCCTTACTACAAAGGTACTGTTTCTGTAATTGACACGGCAACAAATAATGTTAAAGCCACAGTAAATGTGGGAAACTTGCCACATGAAATTGCAGTCAGTCCTAATGGAACGAGAGCATACGTAGCGATAGATATACCTGGTGGATATTCAGGTAAAGGTAATATTGATGCAACTTCACATACAGGTGCTGTTGATGTTATTGACACAACCAAAAACGAGGTTATAGCCAGAGTAAGTGTAGGAAATTACCCTTACGAAGTTGCAGTCACCCCAGATGGAAATGAGGTTTATGTAGTGAACTATGGGAGCAACACTACTTCTATAATTGACACAGCCACAAACAAAGTTAATACTACGGTGCCCGTAGGAAGATCCCCTACTGCTGTGGGGATTGGTCCGGTAATAAAATCCAGTTCTACTATTGGATTAAATGGTACTTCTTTCTTAAACCCTGTATATCAAACCGAAAACCAGACAAATGATACCAGGATGACAGCAAATGGAGGAACAGCGGATAAGCAGAAAAGAGAATCTGTCCCTACTCAAGCATCAATTCCTTTTCTAAACTCTATTTGGGTACTTGTAGCAGTATTAGGGGCAGTTGCATTTGTTAAAAAGAAGAATTAA
- a CDS encoding Hsp20/alpha crystallin family protein: protein MAMVKMSPDVVSCSDDKGNLEIQINLPGVKKENIELKMVEEGFFVRAKREETGVEYAGTYAFCCGVVPQKAVARYCDGKLFVVVPYRETSETVDIEIQ, encoded by the coding sequence ATGGCTATGGTGAAAATGTCTCCTGATGTAGTTTCGTGTTCTGATGACAAGGGAAACCTTGAAATCCAGATCAATCTGCCTGGAGTAAAGAAAGAGAATATCGAATTAAAGATGGTTGAAGAAGGCTTTTTCGTAAGAGCGAAAAGAGAAGAGACCGGGGTCGAATATGCCGGGACTTATGCATTCTGCTGCGGGGTTGTTCCTCAAAAAGCAGTTGCTAGATATTGCGATGGAAAACTATTTGTCGTAGTGCCTTACAGGGAAACTTCAGAGACTGTAGACATTGAAATTCAGTAA